The following coding sequences are from one Dehalococcoidia bacterium window:
- a CDS encoding PHP-associated domain-containing protein — MAANPMPAPPGFMKLDLHIHTPFSACYIDHMKPEAQRSTRPEEIVQAAIAAGLDGIAVVDHNGVEMVQAIREAACGSALTVLPGTELSTRGGHLLAIFEEDCNLDRIRELLLAVNFPPEIWGDGFTRSDVWMDKAIEEVVVRGGLAIPAHVDREPRGFLASDELPSDKLRIYNHPGLAALEITDPTRKERWTNGKDLRYTLPRACIQSSDAHAPEEVGRRPTFMQMETVTLDGIRAAIADYHTAIVFPPAVSAAA, encoded by the coding sequence GTGGCTGCGAATCCCATGCCGGCGCCCCCCGGTTTCATGAAGCTCGATCTGCATATCCACACCCCCTTCTCCGCCTGCTACATCGACCACATGAAGCCGGAAGCGCAGCGGAGCACGCGGCCCGAGGAGATCGTGCAGGCCGCGATCGCTGCCGGCCTCGACGGCATCGCCGTCGTCGATCACAACGGCGTGGAGATGGTGCAGGCGATCCGCGAGGCCGCGTGCGGCAGCGCGCTGACGGTCCTGCCCGGGACAGAGCTCTCCACCCGCGGCGGCCACCTGCTCGCGATTTTCGAGGAGGACTGCAACCTCGACCGCATCCGCGAGCTGCTGCTGGCGGTCAACTTCCCGCCTGAGATCTGGGGCGACGGCTTCACACGCTCGGATGTCTGGATGGACAAGGCGATCGAAGAGGTGGTCGTGCGCGGCGGCCTCGCCATTCCCGCGCACGTCGATCGCGAGCCGCGCGGCTTCCTTGCCTCCGACGAGCTGCCCTCGGACAAGCTGCGCATCTACAACCATCCCGGCCTCGCCGCGCTGGAGATCACGGACCCCACGCGCAAGGAGCGTTGGACTAACGGCAAAGACCTGCGCTATACGCTGCCGCGCGCCTGCATCCAGAGCTCGGATGCCCACGCGCCCGAGGAGGTCGGGCGCCGGCCAACCTTCATGCAGATGGAGACGGTCACGCTGGACGGCATTCGCGCGGCGATCGCCGACTACCA
- the cofD gene encoding 2-phospho-L-lactate transferase, producing the protein MIAVLAGGVGAARFLQGVLCHVPQREITVISNTGDDLEFFGLHVSPDVDIVIYTLAGEIDPARGFGLLHDSANVVAGLARFGHEPWFNLGDRDLATALHRSTRLAQGATLSEVTAEIAAAYGLELRLLPMSDQRVRTEVLTPAGRLAFQDYFVRRRTEDEVLKIEFAGIEVAQPAPGVLEALRTAAVILLAPSNPFVSIGPILALPGVRDALRARREQCVAVSPIVAGETIKGPAAKMLQSLGYENSAAQVAEIYRDVAGAFVLDNADAALTPRVAALGLRPIVTDTIMRGSYEKAALALTALDAVTR; encoded by the coding sequence GTGATTGCGGTACTGGCAGGCGGTGTTGGGGCCGCGCGGTTCTTGCAGGGCGTGCTCTGCCACGTGCCGCAGCGCGAGATCACCGTGATCTCGAACACCGGCGACGACCTGGAGTTCTTCGGCCTGCACGTCTCGCCGGATGTGGACATCGTGATCTATACGCTCGCCGGCGAGATCGATCCGGCGCGCGGCTTCGGTTTGCTCCACGACAGCGCCAACGTCGTCGCCGGCCTCGCGCGCTTCGGCCACGAGCCATGGTTCAATCTCGGCGACCGCGACCTGGCCACGGCGCTGCACCGCAGCACGCGGCTGGCGCAGGGCGCCACACTCAGCGAGGTCACTGCCGAGATTGCCGCAGCTTACGGCCTTGAACTGCGCCTGCTGCCGATGTCGGACCAGCGCGTGCGCACGGAGGTGCTGACGCCGGCGGGCCGGTTGGCCTTCCAGGACTACTTCGTGCGCCGGCGCACCGAAGACGAGGTATTGAAGATCGAGTTCGCCGGCATCGAGGTGGCGCAGCCCGCGCCCGGTGTGCTGGAGGCGCTGCGCACGGCAGCCGTGATCCTGCTGGCGCCAAGCAATCCCTTCGTCAGCATCGGCCCAATCCTGGCCCTGCCGGGCGTGCGCGATGCATTGCGGGCACGGCGTGAGCAGTGCGTGGCCGTCAGCCCGATCGTGGCGGGCGAGACGATCAAAGGTCCGGCGGCGAAGATGCTGCAATCGCTCGGCTACGAGAACAGTGCCGCGCAGGTGGCGGAGATCTATCGAGACGTTGCCGGCGCATTCGTGCTGGACAACGCCGATGCGGCGCTCACACCTCGGGTAGCGGCCCTGGGCCTGCGGCCGATCGTGACGGATACGATCATGCGCGGCAGCTACGAGAAGGCCGCCCTGGCGCTAACAGCGCTGGACGCCGTGACGCGCTAA
- a CDS encoding ABC transporter permease, whose translation MKRSFAGLIAHETRYDGLVFLRNRQSQFFTLALPVLFLVILGSVFSGGSVDVGGARLKTSVYYVPGIMTLGIIAASFINLVISVTAARESGIYKRRRATPVPASVIITGRALIAVLAALAIAAVLLAIGWPAYGASLPGRTAPAFILAIIVGALAFCCLGYALASLIENADAAQPLTQAIVLPLYFISGVFVPLSQIPAWLRNVAAVFPVRHLARALLTAYNPHTGGAGFAWRDLGVVALWGAVGLAVALRRFNWLPRG comes from the coding sequence GTGAAGCGGTCGTTCGCCGGGCTGATCGCGCACGAGACGCGCTACGACGGGCTGGTCTTCCTGCGCAACCGCCAGAGCCAGTTCTTCACGCTGGCGCTGCCCGTGCTCTTTCTCGTCATCCTCGGCTCGGTGTTCAGCGGCGGCAGCGTTGACGTTGGCGGAGCACGGCTCAAGACCTCGGTCTACTACGTGCCCGGCATCATGACGCTCGGCATCATCGCCGCCTCGTTCATCAACCTGGTGATCTCGGTGACCGCCGCGCGCGAGAGCGGCATCTACAAGCGGCGTCGAGCCACGCCCGTCCCGGCAAGCGTGATCATCACGGGGCGTGCCCTGATTGCCGTGCTCGCGGCGCTGGCGATAGCGGCCGTGTTGCTGGCGATCGGCTGGCCCGCCTACGGCGCCAGCCTTCCCGGCCGGACCGCGCCGGCGTTCATCCTCGCCATCATCGTCGGGGCGTTGGCGTTCTGCTGTCTCGGCTACGCTCTGGCGAGCCTGATCGAGAATGCGGACGCGGCTCAGCCGCTGACACAGGCGATCGTGCTGCCGCTCTACTTCATCTCCGGCGTGTTCGTGCCGCTGTCGCAAATCCCCGCCTGGTTGCGAAACGTTGCCGCCGTGTTCCCGGTCCGGCACCTTGCCCGGGCGCTGCTCACGGCCTACAACCCGCACACCGGCGGGGCGGGCTTCGCCTGGCGAGACCTCGGCGTTGTGGCCCTCTGGGGCGCCGTCGGCCTTGCCGTCGCGCTGCGGCGTTTCAACTGGCTGCCGCGCGGCTGA
- a CDS encoding ABC transporter ATP-binding protein, which yields MCQTASDVVISVRGLRMTYGDFEAVRGIDLDVCRGEVFAALGPNGAGKTTTIEILEGFRQRTGGTVSVLGADPATADGAWRARIGVVLQESQPEPELSVRECLALYAGYYPRPRPIDETLELVGLAEKRGALCGRLSGGQRRRLDVALALIGDPELIFLDEPTTGFDPAARRAAWEVIDGLRQLGKTIILTTHYMDEAQALADRITVIAAGRVVAEGTPETLGGRDAAASIIAFTLPAGVAVSDLPAALTSGAKAISAERVELCTPRPLPQLGLLAAWAAERRLDLPDLTVSRPTLEDIYLQLTAGGAA from the coding sequence ATGTGCCAGACGGCTTCCGACGTGGTGATCAGTGTGCGCGGGCTGCGCATGACGTACGGGGACTTTGAGGCGGTGAGGGGAATCGACCTGGACGTTTGCCGCGGCGAGGTGTTCGCGGCGCTGGGGCCGAACGGCGCCGGCAAGACCACCACGATCGAGATTCTGGAAGGCTTCCGCCAGCGCACCGGCGGCACGGTGTCGGTCCTCGGGGCAGATCCGGCCACGGCGGACGGGGCATGGCGGGCGCGCATCGGCGTCGTCCTCCAGGAATCGCAGCCCGAACCCGAGCTCAGCGTGCGCGAATGTCTGGCACTCTACGCCGGCTACTATCCCCGGCCGCGCCCGATCGACGAGACGCTCGAGCTGGTCGGGCTGGCGGAGAAGCGCGGCGCCTTGTGCGGCCGCCTCTCCGGCGGCCAGCGCCGGCGGCTGGATGTGGCGCTCGCGCTGATCGGCGATCCCGAGCTGATCTTCCTGGACGAGCCCACCACCGGCTTCGACCCGGCCGCCCGCCGCGCCGCCTGGGAGGTGATCGATGGGCTGCGTCAACTCGGCAAGACGATCATCCTCACCACGCACTACATGGACGAGGCGCAGGCGCTCGCCGACCGCATCACCGTGATCGCCGCCGGCCGCGTGGTAGCCGAAGGCACGCCCGAGACCCTGGGCGGGCGCGATGCCGCCGCCTCGATCATCGCCTTCACCCTACCCGCGGGTGTGGCCGTAAGCGATCTGCCCGCGGCGCTCACCTCCGGGGCCAAGGCGATCTCCGCGGAGCGGGTGGAGCTGTGCACGCCCCGTCCCTTGCCACAGCTCGGCCTGCTCGCGGCCTGGGCTGCCGAGCGCCGGCTTGATCTTCCCGACCTCACCGTCAGCCGCCCCACCCTGGAGGACATCTATCTGCAGCTCACCGCAGGAGGTGCAGCGTGA
- the cofC gene encoding 2-phospho-L-lactate guanylyltransferase — MDGSPVIDALLPFKRFDQAKGRLSELLTPPEREALARLLLTDALKALTTATAVRYVYLISSDADAAGLAGSLGARSLAEPSGTRGLNDALEAARRELLARPEPPAGLLVLHADIAGIDARAIDAFSAGAGDGPLVRLCPARDDGTNALLLLPPAAIPFHYGRNSATAHEAAAREAGVPGERRVVSFLQDDLDTPADIERLLASGRGGAVRELLLSFGHGERLSRGGRSGGG; from the coding sequence ATGGACGGCTCGCCGGTAATCGACGCGTTGCTGCCGTTTAAGCGCTTCGACCAGGCCAAGGGCCGGCTCTCGGAGCTGCTCACGCCGCCGGAGCGCGAGGCGTTGGCCCGCCTGCTGCTGACCGATGCGCTGAAGGCACTGACCACGGCGACCGCGGTGCGCTATGTCTATCTGATCAGCTCGGACGCGGACGCAGCCGGCCTCGCAGGCTCTCTGGGCGCCCGCAGCCTCGCGGAGCCATCCGGCACGCGCGGGCTCAACGATGCCCTGGAAGCGGCGCGGCGTGAGCTGCTGGCGCGACCCGAGCCGCCGGCCGGACTGCTGGTGCTGCACGCGGACATCGCCGGCATCGACGCGCGCGCGATCGACGCCTTCAGCGCGGGCGCGGGCGACGGGCCACTCGTGCGGCTCTGTCCCGCGCGCGACGACGGCACCAATGCGCTCCTGTTATTGCCGCCGGCTGCCATCCCGTTTCATTACGGGCGAAACAGCGCCACCGCGCACGAAGCCGCGGCCCGCGAGGCCGGAGTTCCCGGTGAGCGGCGTGTGGTGTCCTTTTTGCAGGACGACCTGGACACGCCGGCGGACATCGAGCGGCTGCTGGCATCGGGTCGCGGCGGCGCAGTACGCGAGTTGTTGCTTTCGTTTGGCCATGGCGAGCGCTTGTCCCGCGGAGGTAGATCCGGCGGCGGTTGA